In Asanoa sp. WMMD1127, one genomic interval encodes:
- a CDS encoding sugar ABC transporter permease codes for MRKQSGERGLALLAALAVGLYLVFLVLPLLLSLRSSFTNENPLKATNEFVGLANYTEMAGDDQLRASLTFTLILALGVTLAANALGVAFAILLNRTSLSYRVMRTVAFLPQVLSGVIVAFVWQTILTQNGLLNTALMKIGILDEPYPWLGSPNAALFSIGLVVTWVMSGFTTVVYLAALQSIPLELHDMASLDGVRGTQRFRKITWPMLAPGTTISVTISLITVLKLYDIITVLTGGGPANSTQSTALYIVKLAFTSDRVGYASAVAMLLLALSAVVALTVTSALRRREISL; via the coding sequence GTGAGGAAGCAGTCCGGCGAGCGGGGCCTGGCCCTGCTCGCCGCCCTCGCGGTCGGCCTCTACCTGGTCTTCCTCGTGCTGCCGCTGCTGCTCAGCCTGCGCAGCAGCTTCACCAACGAGAACCCGCTCAAAGCCACCAACGAGTTCGTCGGCCTGGCCAACTACACCGAGATGGCCGGCGACGACCAGCTGCGGGCGAGCCTCACCTTCACGCTGATCCTCGCGCTCGGCGTCACGCTGGCCGCCAACGCGCTCGGCGTCGCCTTCGCGATCCTGCTCAACCGCACGAGCCTGTCCTACCGCGTCATGCGTACGGTCGCGTTCCTGCCCCAGGTGCTCTCGGGTGTGATCGTCGCCTTCGTATGGCAGACCATCCTCACGCAGAACGGTCTGCTCAACACCGCGCTGATGAAGATCGGCATCCTGGACGAGCCGTACCCCTGGCTCGGCAGCCCCAACGCCGCCCTCTTCTCGATCGGCCTGGTCGTCACGTGGGTGATGAGCGGCTTCACCACGGTCGTCTACCTGGCCGCCCTGCAGAGCATCCCGCTCGAGCTGCACGACATGGCCTCGCTCGACGGCGTCCGTGGCACCCAACGCTTCCGCAAGATCACCTGGCCGATGCTCGCGCCCGGCACCACGATCAGCGTGACCATCTCCCTGATCACCGTGCTGAAGCTCTACGACATCATCACCGTGCTCACCGGCGGCGGCCCGGCCAACTCCACCCAGTCGACCGCGCTCTACATCGTCAAGCTGGCGTTCACCAGCGACCGGGTGGGCTACGCCAGCGCCGTCGCGATGCTCCTGCTCGCGCTGTCCGCGGTGGTCGCCCTCACCGTCACGAGCGCCCTGCGCCGCCGGGAGATCTCCCTATGA
- a CDS encoding extracellular solute-binding protein, with the protein MIRKPLVAAGVAGLLALTAACGSGDGGGNESGETALTYLVFETPSLDAKFWDDSITAATAQTPGVKINKIVAPSTDRDGYAKQLQQSGQFPDLLQSITPSNFVGAGLLKPYDKTWIDANFLLPSANSLKGEVYIPPTNSQIVPQVYYNRQLFQQAGITAAPKTWAEFLDACAKLKAKGITPIELGGADPFAASMPLVGIISADILGKNKNWLQDRYADKVKFADADLVTAVRKYRTLVTGGYFDKGALGVKYADSITRFTGGKSAMYPMGSWFLGSVPKDTADNFGSFPWPTDNGDVVVPFVGGGSMAISAKAKDTALAEKFGQAWSLNPANLKALIETDGAFPMIKGKTLDDYGVTVTQVFKDSYAYVGQDNNKVNAIGWATNDDALPPGLNDAFYATAQALFTSDDVAGELAKLDDAWKTAAQ; encoded by the coding sequence TTGATACGGAAGCCGCTGGTCGCGGCAGGCGTCGCCGGTCTCCTCGCCCTCACCGCCGCCTGTGGCAGCGGCGACGGCGGAGGGAACGAAAGCGGCGAGACCGCCCTGACCTACCTTGTCTTCGAGACCCCGAGCCTCGACGCGAAGTTCTGGGACGACTCGATCACCGCCGCCACCGCGCAAACGCCCGGCGTGAAGATCAACAAGATCGTCGCGCCGAGCACCGACCGCGACGGCTACGCCAAGCAGCTGCAGCAGTCCGGCCAGTTCCCCGACCTGCTGCAGTCGATCACGCCGTCCAACTTCGTCGGCGCCGGCCTGCTCAAGCCCTACGACAAGACCTGGATCGACGCCAACTTCCTGCTGCCGTCGGCCAACTCGCTCAAGGGCGAGGTCTACATCCCGCCGACCAACTCGCAGATCGTCCCGCAGGTCTACTACAACAGGCAGCTGTTCCAACAAGCGGGCATCACCGCGGCCCCGAAGACCTGGGCCGAGTTCCTCGACGCCTGCGCCAAGCTCAAGGCCAAGGGCATCACGCCGATCGAGCTCGGCGGCGCCGACCCGTTCGCCGCCTCCATGCCGTTGGTCGGCATCATCTCCGCCGACATCCTCGGCAAGAACAAGAACTGGCTCCAGGACCGCTACGCGGACAAGGTCAAGTTCGCTGACGCGGACCTGGTCACGGCGGTCCGGAAATACCGCACCCTCGTCACCGGCGGCTACTTCGACAAGGGCGCCCTGGGCGTCAAGTACGCCGACTCGATAACCCGCTTCACCGGCGGCAAGTCGGCGATGTACCCCATGGGCAGCTGGTTCCTCGGCTCCGTACCTAAGGACACCGCCGACAACTTCGGCTCGTTCCCGTGGCCGACCGACAACGGCGACGTCGTCGTGCCGTTCGTCGGCGGCGGCTCGATGGCGATCTCCGCGAAGGCAAAGGACACCGCGCTCGCCGAGAAGTTCGGCCAGGCCTGGTCGCTCAACCCGGCCAACCTGAAGGCGCTCATCGAGACCGACGGCGCGTTCCCGATGATCAAGGGCAAGACCCTCGACGACTACGGCGTCACGGTCACCCAGGTCTTCAAGGACTCCTACGCGTACGTCGGGCAGGACAACAACAAGGTCAACGCGATCGGCTGGGCGACCAACGACGACGCGCTGCCGCCCGGGCTCAACGACGCCTTCTACGCGACCGCACAGGCCCTGTTCACCAGCGACGACGTGGCCGGTGAGCTCGCGAAGCTCGACGACGCGTGGAAGACCGCCGCGCAGTGA
- a CDS encoding LacI family DNA-binding transcriptional regulator — MTDRVGGGVRRKRPTMRDVAREAGVALRTVSRVVNDDPTVGAHLVSRVRAAITALDYAPDERAQQLRRGTSGTIGAAVRNLADAHPVLSAVDTASRARGLALLAMSTEDDESREREAVMSMCRRRVDGIVIEPIGPTHDYLAAEVAAGLPVVAVDRPCGGVSADAVLSDNAAGIGMAYRQLSVHGHRRIAYIGDDERIFTGRERAAAFRASVAASGGPLSGMVHPGVVTPERVSAALGAVLSGPSPATALITGNVATTIEALRCLGADAGRLALVGFDDFPLADILRPGVTVVAQNTAVIGQTAIDLLVARSADPSRPVQTVTVPVELIPRGSGELPPAD; from the coding sequence ATGACCGATCGGGTGGGCGGCGGGGTGCGGCGAAAGCGCCCGACCATGCGGGACGTGGCCCGCGAGGCCGGCGTGGCGCTGCGCACGGTGTCCCGGGTCGTCAACGACGACCCGACGGTCGGCGCGCACCTGGTCAGCCGGGTCCGGGCGGCGATCACGGCGCTGGACTACGCGCCGGACGAGCGGGCTCAGCAGTTGCGCCGGGGCACGAGCGGCACGATCGGCGCGGCGGTGCGCAACCTGGCGGACGCGCACCCGGTGCTGTCCGCGGTCGACACCGCGTCGCGGGCCCGCGGCCTGGCGCTGCTGGCCATGTCGACGGAGGACGACGAGTCCCGCGAACGCGAGGCGGTCATGTCGATGTGCCGGCGCCGGGTCGACGGGATCGTCATCGAGCCGATCGGGCCGACCCATGACTACCTGGCCGCGGAGGTGGCCGCCGGGTTGCCGGTGGTGGCGGTCGACCGCCCGTGCGGCGGCGTCTCGGCGGATGCCGTGCTGTCCGACAATGCGGCCGGGATCGGCATGGCCTACCGGCAGCTCTCGGTCCACGGGCACCGCCGGATCGCGTACATCGGGGACGACGAGCGGATTTTCACCGGTCGGGAGCGAGCGGCGGCGTTCCGGGCCAGCGTGGCGGCGAGCGGTGGGCCGCTGTCGGGGATGGTGCATCCGGGGGTGGTGACGCCTGAGCGGGTCTCGGCGGCGTTGGGCGCGGTGCTGTCCGGGCCGTCGCCGGCGACCGCGTTGATCACGGGCAACGTGGCGACGACGATCGAGGCCCTGCGCTGTCTGGGTGCCGACGCGGGGCGGTTGGCCCTGGTCGGGTTCGACGACTTTCCGCTGGCGGACATCCTGCGGCCGGGGGTGACCGTGGTAGCGCAGAACACGGCGGTGATCGGCCAGACGGCGATCGACCTGCTGGTGGCCCGCTCGGCCGACCCGTCCCGCCCCGTCCAGACGGTCACGGTGCCGGTGGAGCTGATCCCCCGAGGCTCCGGCGAGCTCCCACCGGCCGACTGA
- the paaI gene encoding hydroxyphenylacetyl-CoA thioesterase PaaI, protein MDGAAEMFARDKASESLGMSVLTLEPGRAVLEMTVTDLMVNGHGIAHGGYVFLLADSAFAGACNYPGAVTVAASAEIVFVSAAREGDRLTATAVERHRAGKSGIYDVTVRCGDRLVAEFRGLSRTLSS, encoded by the coding sequence ATGGACGGCGCCGCAGAGATGTTCGCCCGCGACAAGGCTTCCGAGTCGCTCGGGATGTCGGTTCTCACGCTCGAGCCCGGGCGGGCCGTGCTCGAGATGACCGTGACGGATCTGATGGTCAACGGCCACGGCATCGCCCATGGTGGCTACGTCTTCCTGTTGGCGGACTCGGCTTTCGCCGGCGCCTGCAACTACCCGGGCGCGGTCACGGTCGCGGCGTCCGCCGAGATCGTGTTCGTCTCCGCGGCCCGGGAGGGCGACCGCCTGACGGCGACAGCGGTCGAACGCCACCGCGCCGGGAAGTCCGGCATCTACGACGTCACCGTCCGCTGCGGCGACCGCCTCGTCGCCGAGTTCCGCGGCCTGAGCCGCACGCTCTCCAGCTAG
- a CDS encoding DNA alkylation repair protein yields MTLTAAAFTARIEALRPPPGRDRVRMGDVFGLAKEFGDLPLAELDILLDSGNHLVRVGALRIMGNQAGAKRTSESTRADLFALYLRRTDRIDTWDLVDLSAHQVVGAHLRDKPRDVLYDLARSPHWWERRIAMFATLALVRAGDADDTFALAEMLVDDPHEYVNTVVGGMLREAGKHDRARLLAFLDEHAATAPRVVVRFATEHLEAEERARYLAARRASGDS; encoded by the coding sequence ATGACGCTGACCGCCGCCGCGTTCACCGCGCGGATCGAGGCCCTCCGACCGCCGCCGGGCCGCGACCGGGTCCGGATGGGCGACGTGTTCGGCCTCGCCAAGGAGTTCGGCGACCTGCCGCTCGCGGAGCTCGACATCCTGCTCGACAGCGGCAACCATCTCGTACGCGTCGGCGCCCTGCGCATCATGGGCAACCAGGCCGGCGCGAAGCGCACCTCGGAGTCGACGCGCGCGGACCTGTTCGCTCTCTACCTGAGGCGCACGGACCGCATCGACACCTGGGACCTGGTCGACCTGAGCGCACACCAGGTGGTCGGCGCGCACCTGCGCGACAAACCCCGCGACGTCCTCTACGACCTGGCCCGCTCGCCGCACTGGTGGGAACGGCGGATCGCCATGTTCGCCACGCTGGCCCTGGTGCGGGCGGGCGACGCGGACGACACGTTCGCCCTGGCCGAGATGCTGGTCGACGACCCGCACGAGTACGTCAACACGGTCGTCGGCGGCATGCTCCGCGAGGCCGGCAAACACGACCGGGCGCGCCTGCTGGCCTTCCTGGACGAGCATGCGGCGACCGCCCCGCGGGTCGTGGTCCGCTTCGCGACCGAACACCTCGAGGCGGAGGAGCGGGCTCGCTACCTCGCCGCCCGACGTGCATCGGGCGACAGCTAG
- a CDS encoding ArgE/DapE family deacylase, with protein MHPPLDRSTLTAVEAAALAAVDEAGIGPTLLELLAVPSVTGTAAESELQHLLARRLATLDLDVDLWRMDLDALRAHPDFPGSEAPRTEAWGLVAGTRHRTDGPALILQGHVDVVPPGDQAQWEGDPFRPRTVGDTVHARGACDMKAGLVAILAALEAIKTAGARPRGHVSVHFVVSEEDGGLGAFGTLERGHTGDACIITEPTSGAIMTANAGALTFRIEVPGQATHGSTRYAGVSAIDAYLPIHRALARLESRRNADPDPLMSGYPIPYPLSVGTVQAGDWASSVPDLLVAEGRLGVRLGEDPARARAELETSVAEACADDPWLRAHPATVTWPGGQFASGRLPPGHPLAALVTQAHAEVTNGARPLERGAPYGSDLRLYAGKDIPTLQYGPGDVRLAHGPREQVDVSDVVTVARTLVLATLRTVGTR; from the coding sequence ATGCACCCTCCGCTCGACCGCAGCACGCTGACCGCCGTGGAGGCCGCCGCGCTGGCCGCGGTCGACGAGGCCGGCATCGGCCCGACCTTGCTCGAACTCCTGGCGGTGCCCAGCGTGACGGGCACCGCGGCCGAGTCCGAGCTGCAGCACCTGCTGGCGCGCCGGCTGGCGACCCTGGACCTCGACGTCGACCTGTGGCGGATGGACCTCGACGCCCTCCGCGCACACCCGGACTTCCCGGGCAGCGAGGCCCCACGCACAGAGGCTTGGGGCCTGGTGGCCGGCACCCGCCACCGCACCGACGGACCCGCGCTGATCCTCCAGGGCCACGTCGACGTCGTGCCGCCGGGCGACCAAGCCCAGTGGGAAGGCGACCCGTTCCGCCCGCGGACCGTCGGGGACACCGTGCACGCCCGTGGCGCCTGCGACATGAAGGCCGGCCTCGTGGCGATCCTCGCCGCCCTGGAGGCGATCAAGACGGCGGGCGCACGGCCGCGCGGCCACGTCTCGGTGCACTTCGTCGTGAGCGAGGAGGACGGCGGCCTCGGCGCGTTCGGCACGCTCGAGCGCGGCCACACCGGCGACGCCTGCATCATCACCGAACCGACCAGCGGCGCCATCATGACCGCCAACGCGGGCGCCCTCACCTTCCGCATCGAGGTGCCGGGCCAGGCCACCCACGGCAGCACGCGGTACGCCGGCGTCAGCGCGATCGACGCCTACCTCCCGATCCATCGGGCGCTGGCCCGACTCGAGTCCCGCCGCAACGCCGACCCGGACCCGCTCATGTCCGGCTACCCGATCCCGTACCCGCTGTCGGTCGGCACCGTCCAGGCCGGCGACTGGGCCAGCAGCGTCCCCGACCTGCTGGTCGCCGAAGGGCGGCTCGGCGTGCGGCTGGGCGAGGACCCGGCCCGGGCCCGCGCCGAGCTCGAGACATCAGTGGCCGAAGCCTGCGCCGACGACCCTTGGCTGCGCGCCCACCCCGCCACCGTGACGTGGCCCGGCGGCCAGTTCGCCAGCGGACGCCTGCCGCCCGGGCACCCGCTGGCCGCACTCGTCACACAGGCCCACGCCGAGGTCACCAACGGCGCGCGGCCACTGGAGCGGGGCGCACCCTACGGCAGCGACCTGCGGCTGTACGCGGGCAAGGACATCCCCACCCTGCAGTACGGCCCGGGCGACGTGCGCCTCGCCCACGGCCCACGCGAGCAGGTCGACGTGAGCGACGTGGTCACCGTCGCCCGCACCCTGGTGCTCGCGACCCTGCGCACGGTCGGCACGAGGTAG
- a CDS encoding SAM-dependent methyltransferase, translated as MDVESTGVSDRSTKPATAARIYDYFLDGVHNFPADREAAARVVAMMPSAPAMAKANRAFLRRAVRHLAEAGVRQFLDLGSGMPTQGSVHEIVQEVAPESRVVYVDIDPIAVSESLDLIGDTGRVTAIQGDMRQPRAVLDHPVVLKTLDFDQPVALLLCAVLHFVPDDDQAYGLVDQFRDALAPGSYVLVSHGANEGADASVTSEEHSTIQKVYNQRTATPAGGRTREGVARFFGPAELVDPGIVWVTQWRPQPDDPTDFADDPRLSCVWAGVGRLP; from the coding sequence ATGGACGTGGAGAGCACCGGCGTGAGTGACCGATCGACCAAGCCGGCGACCGCCGCCCGGATCTACGACTACTTCCTAGACGGCGTGCACAACTTCCCGGCCGACCGCGAGGCGGCCGCGCGCGTCGTGGCGATGATGCCGTCCGCGCCCGCGATGGCCAAGGCCAACCGCGCGTTCCTGCGCCGGGCCGTGCGCCACCTGGCCGAGGCCGGCGTGCGGCAGTTCCTCGACCTGGGCTCCGGCATGCCGACCCAGGGCAGCGTCCACGAGATCGTCCAGGAGGTCGCACCCGAGTCGCGTGTGGTCTATGTGGACATCGACCCGATCGCGGTCTCCGAGAGCCTCGACCTGATCGGGGACACCGGCCGCGTCACCGCGATTCAGGGCGACATGCGCCAGCCGCGCGCCGTCCTCGACCACCCGGTGGTGCTCAAGACGCTCGACTTCGACCAGCCGGTGGCCCTGCTGCTCTGCGCGGTGCTGCACTTCGTGCCCGACGACGACCAGGCCTACGGCCTCGTCGACCAGTTCCGCGACGCGCTCGCGCCGGGCAGCTACGTGCTGGTGTCGCACGGCGCCAACGAGGGCGCCGACGCGTCGGTCACCAGCGAGGAGCACAGCACCATCCAGAAGGTCTACAACCAGCGCACCGCGACGCCCGCCGGCGGCCGCACGCGCGAGGGTGTGGCGCGCTTCTTCGGGCCGGCCGAGCTCGTCGACCCGGGCATCGTCTGGGTGACGCAGTGGCGTCCGCAGCCCGACGACCCGACCGACTTCGCCGACGACCCGCGCCTCTCCTGCGTCTGGGCGGGGGTAGGCCGCCTGCCCTAG